The DNA region CCCAAGCTTTAGCAAAGAAGCTGAGGTTTACTTGCAAGGGATCATCGATGGGTTTAGCATTGATGACGCGTTGGAAGTTAAGAAGATTGAGAGAGTGACTAATCATGACGTGAAGGCTGTGGAGTATTTCTTGAAACAAAAGTGTGATTCACATCCAGAGATTGCTAAGGTTCACAAGTTCTTCACTGTTTTGGagatttagttttattttccaTGTAACTATAAGTTTCTGTGTCTTTTCAGGTTCTGGAGTTTTTCCATTTTGCTTGCACGTCTGAAGACATCAACAATCTATCCCATGGTTTGATGCTTCAAGAAGCACTCGGTTCGGTCATACTCCCAGCCATGGATGACCTCATCAAGTCAATCTCTCTGATGGCTAAGGAGTTTGCATATGTCCCCATGCTTTCACGAACTCACGGACAGGTCACTCTCCAAACAAAAgacaccattttttttttttttgcagtaattcgtttttttttaatctatctCTTTGTTAAAACAATGGTTAAAACTATAAATGCAGCCAGCTTCACCTACAACGCTAGGGAAGGAAATGGCGATTTTCGCCGTGAGGTTAAGCGAAGAGAGAAGATACCTTTCAGAAGCTAAGATCAAGGGGAAGTTTGCTGGTGCTGTTGGGAACTACAACGCTCATATCTCAGCGTATCCTAATATCGACTGGCCTCATGTTGCAGAGGAGTTTGTTACTTCTCTCGGGTTAACATTTAACCCATACGTCACTCAGGTATATACTATGATTAAATAGTCCCTCGCTTATATTATTTGAGTGattgttttcatgttttttttttttgcagattgAGCCTCATGACTATATGGCTAGACTTTTTAATACAATCAGCCAGTTCAACAATATCTTGATTGATTTCGACAGAGATATATGGAGCTACATATCTTTAGGTTACTTTAAGCAGATAACTAAAGCTGGTGAGATTGGATCATCCACAATGCCTCACAAAGTGAATCCTATTGACTTTGAGAACAGTGAAGGGAACCTAGGTAAAGCTAACGCAGAGCTTGCTTTCCTCAGCATGAAGCTTCCCATTTCACGAATGCAGCGTGACTTAACTGATTCGACTGTCTTGAGGAACATGGGTGGAGCTTTAGGACACTCTCTTCTCGCTTACAAGAGCGCCATACAGGGAATCAGGAAGCTTCAGGTATTATTATTACCGTAGGCACTAAGAGAAGGCTTCCACTTGTCATAATAGTCTAAGAATGTTTCTTGGTGTATACTTAGGTTAATGAAGCTCGGTTAAAAGAAGATTTGGATCAAACTTGGGAAGTCCTTGCTGAACCAATACAAACTGTAAATCTCTCTCTCGAGTATCTAACGATCTAGCTACTTGCATGTATTTCACTGATTCATGGTATTGTCTTAAAAGGTGATGAGGAGGTATGGTGTTCCAGAGCCGTATG from Raphanus sativus cultivar WK10039 chromosome 8, ASM80110v3, whole genome shotgun sequence includes:
- the LOC108818818 gene encoding uncharacterized protein LOC108818818 is translated as MALTSNRVPSLRLIPPTTGTLLSPSKSLLSASHHHPLPTVSFPLSSSAAASSLKLTTSRKVMAMSVGGSRDLEMTNLTALSPLDGRYWGKVKDLASSMSEFGLIYFRVLVEIKWLIKLSKVPQVTEVPSFSKEAEVYLQGIIDGFSIDDALEVKKIERVTNHDVKAVEYFLKQKCDSHPEIAKVLEFFHFACTSEDINNLSHGLMLQEALGSVILPAMDDLIKSISLMAKEFAYVPMLSRTHGQPASPTTLGKEMAIFAVRLSEERRYLSEAKIKGKFAGAVGNYNAHISAYPNIDWPHVAEEFVTSLGLTFNPYVTQIEPHDYMARLFNTISQFNNILIDFDRDIWSYISLGYFKQITKAGEIGSSTMPHKVNPIDFENSEGNLGKANAELAFLSMKLPISRMQRDLTDSTVLRNMGGALGHSLLAYKSAIQGIRKLQVNEARLKEDLDQTWEVLAEPIQTVMRRYGVPEPYEKLKELTRGRAVNEESIREFIKGLDLPEEAKSQLLKLTPHTYVGAAAALALAVDEALHLGR